The region CGAATTTGCATTGCGCCCTCGGCATCACACGATCACTTGTTTCCTGGCTTCTGCTGCGATTAGCTCAGTAGATAAACCCGGCATGCCACGAACATGGCTGCGCCGGTCTTGAATGTAGGGAGGCAGATGAACGCTCTTGATATGACCCGTCTTGGCCAACAGCACGGCTCGCTCGATGGCGTTCTTCAGTTCACGCACGTTGCCCGGCCATGAGTAATCCTTCAAAATCTGGAGCGCCTCGTCCTCTAGCGTGTCTATGCTCAGGCCATATCGGTGATTGAACTCACTAATGAAGTGCTGCGCCAGTAGGAGAATGTCTTCATGACGGCCACGCAACGGTGGCAAGGTGATCGTAAAGACATTGAGGCTATAGTAAAGGTCCTCGCGCAACCGACCGATGTTGACGGCAGCCCGCGGGTCTTGAGAGGTCGTGGCTATCACCCGCACATCAACGACTCGGTCACAGTGGCCGCCTAGTCGGCGAATGCATCTCTCCTCCAACACTCGCAGCAGTTTCGATTGCAGCGCCAATGGCAGTTGCGTGATCTCAGCCAGTAACAGCGTGCCGCCGTCGGCTAGCTCAAAGCAGCCTGCACGAGCTGTTGCTGCGCCGGTCAATGCGCCTGACTCGTGACCAAAGATTTCGCTTTCCATCAGGTGGTCAGCGATGCCTGAGATGTTGAGCGAGATGAACGGTTCCTGCGCGCGTCGGCTCAGGTCATGGATCGTCCGCGCGACAAGCGCCTTGCCCGTGCCGCTCTCGCCGGTGATCAACACAGGAGCATCGCTGCCTGCCGCCACTTCGATCAGATCGTACACCTCTCGCATGACCCGGCTCACACCGAGAAACTCACCGAATCTGGCCCGCGTGGTTGGTCGTGAAATCACGTTGCGCATCCGCCGACGTTGTTCAATCTGGTTACGCGCATTGTCCAGGATGACTTTCAGCTTGGCATAATCCAATGGCTTGGTCATGAAATCCTGCGCTCCTTGCTTCATAGCTTGGACGGCCAGCTCCACGTTGGCGTAGGCTGTGATTAAAATCACAGAGCGTGGTCGTCCCGCCTTGAGACAATGAAGCAGTTCCAGCCCTGATAAGTGCGGCATGACTACATCTGAGATGATGATGTCCGGATCATACGATTCAACCAGAAGGCGCGCCTGCAAACCATCGGCAGCGACACACGCATCGAAGCCCCATGCCTGCAAACGCATCTGCAAGACTTCGCGTATGGCGGCATCATCGTCAACGACTAAGATACGTATCGGGTCGGTCGCCATCCTCTTGCACGCTCCCGTCAACTGACCAGGTCTTTGCTAGTGTAGCGCAAGCCTGCGCTGTCACGCTACTTTCTGGACACATTCACGCCCAATGCGCTATGATGAGCCGCCCTAGCAAGAATTCCAAAATATATCGCGGAGGTTCAAATGCTCAGAAAATATGCCGGGGTAGTTCTCGCGTTGAGCTCGATGCTCAGCCTCCTTATCGGCTGCGGCAGCGAGGTCTCCAAACAACAAACGGCGACGTCCACTGCGAGCCATGAGTCATCTAATAAAGCCGACAGCGCAACGCCCGGCACAGCCACGCCAGCCGCCAGCGCCGAGCAACCTGCCAAACAACCGGCCACGCCATCTACAACGAGCGACCAAATAACCGAGCAATACGCGGTGATTAAAACTAACCTCGGCACCATCAAGCTCCGCCTGTTTCCAGACAAAGCGCCTAAGACAGTGGCCAACTTCGTTGGCTTGGCCGAAGGCACGAAAGAATGGAGAGACCCGCAAACCAACCAACTCGTCAAACGACCATACTATGACGGATTGATCTTTCATCGGGTTATACCAGGATTCATGATTCAAGGCGGCTGCCCGTTGGGCACGGGCACGGGCGATCCGGGCTATCAGTTCGAGGATGAATTTTCTCCCGATTTGAAATTCACCAAGCCGGGCCTGCTGGCGATGGCCAATCGTGGGCCGAACACCAACGGCAGTCAATTCTTCATCACGGTGGCGCCCACCCCCCACTTAAACAATCGCCACACGATTTTCGGCGAGGTCGTCGAAGGTATGGACGTGGTGAACAAGATCGCTAACGTGACACGGGACTCACGCGACCGGCCTGTCACGCCGGTGACGATGCAAAAGGTCACGATTGAACGCGTGTCGGCCAAACCTGCCGGCAAGCCACCAGTCGCGGATAAAACCAAGCCCACAGGAGGTGGCAGGCCATGAGCAAAGCACGACGCCGATCAGGGAGCCGCGGCGGACGATCCGCGCGCTCACGGCCGGCTGAGAGCACAACCAAAAGCACGCTGCGCCGTTGGTATCGAGGTCCACTTTTGTGGATATTCGTCGGAGTGCTGCTGATCGGCGGCATTGTCGCTGCCTATGTTCTCACTCGTCGTCCTCAATACGCTCTGATCGAAACCAGTATGGGCACGATCAAGTGTCAACTCTTCTGGGATAAAGCGCCGGAGACCGTGGCCAACTTCGTCGGCCTGGCTCAGGGCACCAAGGAGTGGACAGACCCAAAAACTGGCCAGAAGGTTAAACGACCCTTTTATGATGGGCTCACATTTCACCGCGTCATTCCAGGATTCATGATCCAAGGCGGCTGTCCACTGGGCAATGGCACGGGTGATCCGGGTTATAAGTTCAAGGATGAGTTCGATCCCTCATTGCGCTTCGATCAGGTTGGCCGACTCGCTATGGCCAATTCTGGGCCGAATACCAACGGCAGTCAATTTTTTATCACCGTTGGAACGCCGACGCATCTGAACAATCGTCACACAATTTTCGGTCAGGTCGTTGAAGGGCAGGACGTCGCTGAAAAAATCGCCAATGTCCCCCGCGATGGCAATGATAAGCCGCTCTCGCCGGTGACGATCAACCGCGTGAGCATTCAATAAAAAACGGAGAGCTGATGAGCGAAGCAAAAATCTATGCCATTTTTCAGACCAGTCGCGGGCGCATCGTTTGTCAACTGTTCCCCCAGTATGCGCCTAAGACGGTGGCTAATTTTATCGGGCTCGCCCAAGGCGAAACCGAATGGACACATCCGCGCACACGACTCAAGACACGAGAGCCGTTTTATGACGGTCTGATCTTCCATCGGGTGATTGCTGATTTTATGATCCAGGGCGGCTGCCCGTTGGGTACAGGGTTCGGCGGGCCGGGCTATCAATTCGAGGACGAGTTCCATCAGGACTTGCGATTTGATCGGCCGGGGCGATTGGCAATGGCCAATTCAGGGCCCAATACAAATGGTAGCCAATTTTTCATCACCCAGGTCGCCACGCCG is a window of Blastocatellia bacterium DNA encoding:
- a CDS encoding sigma-54 dependent transcriptional regulator — its product is MATDPIRILVVDDDAAIREVLQMRLQAWGFDACVAADGLQARLLVESYDPDIIISDVVMPHLSGLELLHCLKAGRPRSVILITAYANVELAVQAMKQGAQDFMTKPLDYAKLKVILDNARNQIEQRRRMRNVISRPTTRARFGEFLGVSRVMREVYDLIEVAAGSDAPVLITGESGTGKALVARTIHDLSRRAQEPFISLNISGIADHLMESEIFGHESGALTGAATARAGCFELADGGTLLLAEITQLPLALQSKLLRVLEERCIRRLGGHCDRVVDVRVIATTSQDPRAAVNIGRLREDLYYSLNVFTITLPPLRGRHEDILLLAQHFISEFNHRYGLSIDTLEDEALQILKDYSWPGNVRELKNAIERAVLLAKTGHIKSVHLPPYIQDRRSHVRGMPGLSTELIAAEARKQVIV
- a CDS encoding peptidylprolyl isomerase, with product MLSLLIGCGSEVSKQQTATSTASHESSNKADSATPGTATPAASAEQPAKQPATPSTTSDQITEQYAVIKTNLGTIKLRLFPDKAPKTVANFVGLAEGTKEWRDPQTNQLVKRPYYDGLIFHRVIPGFMIQGGCPLGTGTGDPGYQFEDEFSPDLKFTKPGLLAMANRGPNTNGSQFFITVAPTPHLNNRHTIFGEVVEGMDVVNKIANVTRDSRDRPVTPVTMQKVTIERVSAKPAGKPPVADKTKPTGGGRP
- a CDS encoding peptidylprolyl isomerase, producing the protein MSKARRRSGSRGGRSARSRPAESTTKSTLRRWYRGPLLWIFVGVLLIGGIVAAYVLTRRPQYALIETSMGTIKCQLFWDKAPETVANFVGLAQGTKEWTDPKTGQKVKRPFYDGLTFHRVIPGFMIQGGCPLGNGTGDPGYKFKDEFDPSLRFDQVGRLAMANSGPNTNGSQFFITVGTPTHLNNRHTIFGQVVEGQDVAEKIANVPRDGNDKPLSPVTINRVSIQ
- a CDS encoding peptidylprolyl isomerase, producing the protein MSEAKIYAIFQTSRGRIVCQLFPQYAPKTVANFIGLAQGETEWTHPRTRLKTREPFYDGLIFHRVIADFMIQGGCPLGTGFGGPGYQFEDEFHQDLRFDRPGRLAMANSGPNTNGSQFFITQVATPWLDNRHTIFGQVVEGQDVVNAIASAETTAQDRPLDPVVIEKVTIERVFTDDSCDRE